The DNA window GATCGGGTGTCGTTTATACAGGTGATTAGTTAGAACAGGTGTCTTCAATTCAGTCTTCAATTCCCAAGTTGATTGGGAGTGTCTAACTGCTCTGTGAAAGCCAGAAATCCTAATGCACACTAGGGGATTAAATACTTTTTcccctcaatgaaatacaaatcaattaaaatatattccttaaagtaattttctggattttctttttgatattctatctcaccatgtttaaatacatctaccattaaaagtatagaatgatcatgtctttattagtgggcaaaccaacaaaatcagcaagggatcaaatactttttactctcactgtatatatatatacatatatatatatatatatacatatatatatatatatatatacatatacatatatatatatatatatatacacacacacatatatatatataaatatatatacacatatatatatatatacacacacacacacacacatatatatatatatatatatatacacacatatatgtatgtatatatatatatatatatatatatatatatacacacacacataaatatacatacacacacacacacatatatatatatatatatatacacacacatatatatgtatatatacatacatacatatatatatatatatatatatatatacacatatatatatatatatacacacagacacacatatatatatataaatatatatatatatatatatacacacacacatatatatatatatatatatatatatatacacatatatatatatatacacacacacacatatatatatatatatatatacatacacacacatatatatatatatacacacacacacacacacacacacattatatatatatatatatatatatatatatatatatatatatatatatatatatatatatatatatatatatatatatatatatatatatatatatatatatatacacacacatatatatgtatatatatgtatatatacatacatacatatatatatatacatacacataaatatatatatatacacacacacacatatatatatatacacacacacacacatatatatatatatatatatatatatgtaggtgtgggaaaaatcacaagactacttcatctctacagaaatgtttcatgaggggttccctcaatcatcaggagaaaaaaaatctcctgatgattgagggaacccctcatgaaacagttctgtagagatgaagtagtcttgtgatttttcccacacctacatattgcgctctaccacggtatcgagcactattctctggataatccaatcaagatatatatatatatatatatatatatatatatatatatatatatatatatgtttgtatacgcACGAGGTAATGAAGGTTACTGCAAGTataagttttttttataaaaaaaattcaaaaatccctaAAATACGGATTGAGACTATAAATAATGTTTAATCTGATCACTCAATTAAGTGAACAAGCTAATCGATAAATTACttgattactaaaaaaaaaaaaaaaaaactgcagctcTACGACAATGTCATCTTGCACCCCCACAACCCACCGCTGCAGTAATATGCTAACTCACTTGTTAGCAAGTTTTACATGTTATACTCATTAACACTGCctcgcttctttttacacttgtgttaAGAATGTTAAATCATTGTCTGAACACTAAATTAAGCATTTATTGATGGCCACCATTTGACCCAGGAACAGACAGATGTTCCACTTTAGACTAAAAGCTAGACTGAGGGGCTGTGTCGTACCTGCTGTATGAGACTGATAAGGCCATGCCCAGCAGAACGATGGACAGGATGTGTCGCCATAGCAGGTCCACACATCGGGCGTTGTTCGTTTGATGCATTCTTAAAAGACAACGGAAATAAGAAAACGCTGCAAGGTATCTatctacacacacgcacacaaataaCGCAAAGATAACATGAAACGTTTTCATTTGTGGCACTCACCTTAAGTAAAGGAAAAGAAAGAAGTAAACAACGAAGAACCAGATGATCTGGGAATGACTGGAGGGCATCCCATAATCCGAGATCAGCAACGAGTGAGCTCCTTGAAGACAACAATTCACCTTCTTAGGTACATACTATAAAATCATGTAACGACGACTACTACTACCATTGTGCTCACCTGCACATGGCCGTGGCTCTCGGATAATGCGCTTTAGCGTCCAGTTCAGTCCTTCGTTGAGGAGGAAACCGCTGAAAAACGAGAtctgccaaaaaaaaaacatcatgacGACCTTTGTTTACTACAGGCCTTTTTGCGGGTGCACTTCTTACTGTGTGCAGCTCTCTTTTGAACACAATGAGCGTAACAAAGCCAACGATGATGGCGATGGGAAGGAGGCTGATGTAGGCGAGCACCTGTCCCGTCAGATCATCTACAACAAGGAAGACACAAAAATGTTAAAACCACAATGGTGGGAGTTACATTATAGTGCCAATTATACCCCATGATGAACAAGATCATGATGAGCACAGATTAATAGTTCCCAAATATCATAATTCCAAATTACTTAATACAAGTAATCATCTCATTTTACATCTTATTTGAACAAACTCTGTTTTATGCTAGCAATGCTAACAATATAAGGCCAGTGAGCTAGCTCTCAATGCCAGCAGCAGTCCGGACAACGTTAAAACAATAACACAAACAGACATGCCGCAACTTGCTTTTCACAATGTACTAAATGTGTGAATTGTTAATTGTGGGACATACGTTTTTATTGTCAACTTAATGTTCATATAAACAGACCTAACACGCGAACTAGCTGGCCCTCATTGTGGCCACAGCCGCCAAAGTGCGCATGCGCAACGTCTCACAATTTCGCAGCCCACCTTGCGTGCGTTGACTTTCACTGTGTCTCATAATTTGGCAGCCATATAGGCGATAGTCGTTTCCATTGAGGGGCGACTAAAACCGAACGCGCGGCCAGAAATGACTCAGCTCAAAGCCCACAGCTGCCAAAAGCTTCACTCCTCGGAGAGAAACGTTAAGTATACGCACCCTCGGGAAACTCGACGTGTGTCACAGATATGGACCGCCATCGGGGTGGTGCCGAGCACTGTTCTTCCAACGCCATCTTACCCGGACACAACCGGGCGATCCTTACAGGCCACGCCTCTCGTCTCCGTGCAGCCAATGGTGAGCCGGGAATCGCCTTCAAAGGCTCCCCGGCAGTTCGGGAAACGCCCAATCAGCACAAAGAGAGAGGTGGAAGCCGGAAGTGTATCGAGAAGAATTATTGAATGGATCAAAAAACACACACTTCAAAGTCTCAAACACTAAACACacgcaatatttttttaaagctatGCATTTAGTCCAATCATTAAACATTGACATACTATTTgttgataacaaaaaaaaaaaaacatttaatatagAATACCATCACCCATTTACACTTGATACAAGCATTTGAATAAAATTATATAATCACATGAAGAGGACACTTGATGCAGATTTAAAAACAAGTATTTTCACTTTAGatcttattatttatttactaagtGTTTCTTTAACATTTTCTTCAAGACGCACTTGTCTAAATTGGGTTTAAATGAATGATTCTACACATTCACATGCATTAACTGttctcaaaaaaaaaacagtattaacattgtttttggaACTGGATACTGTTTGATAGTCAACTAAACATAGATGGATTAAATATTATAGTAAACGTCAGACAAATGGAACGTTTTTTCATATAATTTTGTGGGAAAGATAATCTCTTATGTACATTGTCATAATATTAACATATGAGACATAATGCCAACCCCCAAAAGGCATAAATGCATTCTAATGGCCTGTATCATTCCATATTTACAGCTAGAGTTAATTCACTCTAAGGGCATCAAATTAAAAAGTTGGATACATTTAAGGTAATCAGTGCAATCATGTAGGTTACAATGTGCCTGTTTGACATCCAGTTGCAAACTTACAATGTAATGTTACCCATCACCACCAGAGGAACATGTTTACTCTTATGGTCAGTTCAAATGTTCTCAGAAGGTATTGTGTGTATGAtattgcagtggtccccaaccaccgggccgccaATTGGTACCAagccgcacaagaaataaaaaaaatatattttttaaatgattaaatcaacataaaaaacacaatacatacattatatatcaatatagatcaatcaatatagtctgcagggatacagtccgtaagcacacatgattgtatttctttacgaggaaaaaacaaaaataaaccccGGTCCGCTGGaaaaattttcaagcgttgaccggtccgcagctacaaaaaggttggggaccaatgCGATAAAGTAATGTAAAAGAGGCATTGCATGGGTAAATACGTCCTTTGTGTTGGGTTTTCATTTGTGCTGGTGGTGATGTACATTATTACATTTCATCAGTCGCTTTTAACAAACGTCAAATCAGCATTTCACaactccagaaaaaaaaacaagtcacgTGCAGCAAGGAATGTGACAAGTCCACAGTACCATATGTATATTTAGCAATTCCCACACACAattaaaagtaaatgaaaaaaaaaagatatattatatatatatatatatatatatatatgattcctGTATAGCTGCATTCAGATTCAAGTAGAATTAAAATTCATTTAGCAGATAGTTTAcaataaaataccgtatttcccgtactataagccactactttttcataatacaccgacagagacactgaaaaggtgtgttattgtttgtgctatggcgccgtcttttggacgagtttgctcactgcaggtgctgcggtttgaaaatgtacttcctgtttcgttcCTTGAACCAGAAGTATTCGTCCATATAGCATTTTTGCTCAtagggattcttcattcatcactccaagcaacatgtgtaagttttacaatataactaaaactattcatacttactcaaccgtccaatgtgtgatgtctgtagtagtgtttttatgcatatttgtacaggCCATCGTAATCCAGCTATCgtggttagcattagctaatatgctaacatgttatatgagcgtctgtgttagtattgttaacttacaatggcaatcttttttaatgttttttttccctaaattcaccaaaacatcacagtGGAGTTAGAGTCTACTTAGCTGTTTGGAGAGCTAGCCTCCGCAGCTAGTAAATCCATGACGagacttctgttttgcttgatcaAATAATTTACAGACATTGTTTGGAAAcacttaaggtatgtaaataaatacttacaagacttctgttttgtttgatcaaatattttacagacattgtttggaaacacttaaggtatgtaaataaatacttaaaaactCTTTCTTACCGGCATATAAATACTTACAAACTCTTTCTTACCGGCATATAAGTGCGGCTTATGGTCCGCTGCGGTTGATATATgtgaaaatatttatttcttctaaaatttggtgggctTGGGTTCAatatagcccggaaaatacggtacacaacAGAAACAGGCAGACTGTCATTCACACCTGTAAGAGATCTCCAAGATCACAGGCTGATGACGTGAAAGTGACAAAGCAAAACTGCTGCCAATCCAGCGGTGTAGTCTACAGGCAAGTGGTCCTTCATTCCAAGCGAGCTCCTCCTCGTGCCTGAGATCATGTGATTGCAGGGGGAATAGACTGATTGGCTGCGGCTGATAACTGGGCTCCTTTTTCCTTCTTCTCTATGGCGAGTGACAAAGCGTGAGTTGATGTTGTCAGTCATTGAGGCTTGCGAAC is part of the Nerophis ophidion isolate RoL-2023_Sa linkage group LG08, RoL_Noph_v1.0, whole genome shotgun sequence genome and encodes:
- the dolpp1 gene encoding dolichyldiphosphatase 1, with protein sequence MALEEQCSAPPRWRSISVTHVEFPEDDLTGQVLAYISLLPIAIIVGFVTLIVFKRELHTISFFSGFLLNEGLNWTLKRIIREPRPCAGAHSLLISDYGMPSSHSQIIWFFVVYFFLFLYLRMHQTNNARCVDLLWRHILSIVLLGMALSVSYSRVYLLYHSWSQVFYGGVAGTTVGIIWFFLTQEVLTPLFPKIAAWPVSEYFLVRDTSLIPNILWFEYTVTRSEARNRQRKLGTKLQ